In a single window of the Pocillopora verrucosa isolate sample1 chromosome 4, ASM3666991v2, whole genome shotgun sequence genome:
- the LOC136280180 gene encoding mast/stem cell growth factor receptor Kit-like: MKLLGSHQNIVSLVGCCTLQDTKFLVIEYVPYGDLLQWLRQKRRSVNKSPQALRGKEAEKFYEDRDTPIDELKRCEPSRKSCDSAVNQENIELMSMPSSPGYYNHAAVISLSTVNLHESKLDGVNDNDDVGVDGFSAQQLFSFAWQVARGMNHLAENDFVHRDLAARNILVGQDGGVKVSDFGLMRQVYEDVYSIKKAKKLPVKWMAPESIFEGVFTIKSDVWSYGIFLWEMATMGGVPYPTFTNTELCKLLKNGYRMEKPDMCCHEVYEMMTSCWENDPTTRPSFSELIDRLEAIMTRDVTYCDMSNCDESSPYYNIQDMVDEESG, from the exons atgaaGCTGTTGGGTTCACATCAGAATATCGTGTCTTTGGTCGGATGCTGCACACTGCAGGACACCAAGTTTCTGGTGATAGAGTATGTTCCGTATGGTGATCTGTTACAATGGTTACGGCAAAAGAGGCGATCG GTAAATAAAAGCCCTCAAGCCCTCAGAGGAAAGGAGGCGGAAAAGTTTTATGAAGATAGAGACACTCCGATTGATGAGTTGAAAAGATGTGAACCTAGTCGA AAAAGTTGTGACAGTGCTGTAAATCAGGAAAATATAGAATTGATGTCAATGCCATCCAGTCCAGGTTACTATAACCACGCTGCTGTCATTTCGCTGTCTACGGTGAATCTTCATGAGAGTAAACTTGATGGcgtaaatgataatgatgatgtcGGTGTTGATGGTTTCTCTGCTCAACAGCTGTTTTCATTTGCTTGGCAAGTAGCAAGAGGAATG AATCACCTTGCCGAAAATGATTTCGTTCATCGTGACCTTGCAGCTCGGAACATCCTTGTTGGTCAAGACGGAGGAGTGAAGGTGTCAGACTTTGGTTTGATGCGCCAAGTGTACGAAGACGTGTACAGcataaaaaaagctaaaaagctGCCAGTTAAATGGATGGCACCAGAGAGCATCTTCGAGGGTGTTTTTACTATCAAGAGTGACGT TTGGTCTTATGGAATTTTTCTCTGGGAAATGGCTACCATGG GTGGTGTTCCATACCCTACGTTTACCAATACAGAGCTCTGTAAACTTCTAAAGAATGGATATCGCATGGAAAAACCTGATATGTGCTGCCATGAAGT ATATGAAATGATGACGTCATGCTGGGAGAACGATCCTACAACTCGCCCCAGTTTCTCGGAGTTGATTGACCGACTGGAGGCTATTATGACGAGGGATGTAACATACTGTGATATGTCAAACTGCGATGAATCGAGTCCATACTATAACATACAGGACATGGTTGACGAAGAAAGCGGATGA